From Propionispora vibrioides, the proteins below share one genomic window:
- a CDS encoding glycosyltransferase: MMSDEIKDMRAQIKNNIVQLIDKKEYGKADQLFNQYIAIVQDDCEIYGVQATSLLTRDMIDDAKRLIETGLFVDKNNFDLLYQLGYIYEMEKSQELSWQFYLKAKDAASNHMQKKLVEKVLRRLQPITEISIDKNAVNKRKIAFFVKTGMDSFLGNIVVGLSSDYEVKKVVVTNFKQIEIEMLEADICWFEWCDELIIFASKLLLAKERKIICRLHSYEAFTDLPQQVDWNTVNTLICDVAHIRDVVIKNIDIDQNKIVLIPVGVDTEQFVFRERKRGFNIAYIGYINYKKGPMLLIHFIHALVQKDPRYKLHICGEFQDQRYILYFQQMIREMKLENNISYTGRVKDVNEWLEDKDYILSTSLLEGQHLTVMEGMCKGIKPIIHNFVGAKQVYNEQYVWNTLDEAVKMVRTASYKSEEYRKYIVDNYSNSRQLERINGVLRSFEEEKKSRDFLISQPLVTVAITNYNYKQHLKRAIQSVLDQTYDNIEIMIIDDCSTDGSIELIQKYEQKYPNVRSIVHKKNSGSAVLSIQESIQQACGEFLLYLSADDYLANPKVINEFLQELSSNLELDYVFGNLQIVNEVEEPTGVWTYQQYNINEVVKNTFVRGGSGVLPVTAGLYRMSFYRKNNLSWYDDKENRVAGDTLNSLIYIKNGFKYKYLDKNMICYRHHAKNMTYDIRSRVKSIISVLEYIIANFSEEIYFDEIPWKELKGNSYRQATKLYLITVHYMNLFRYYNTNEFKPWDGSSISVSDEEIKSYTEPLALKVKEYLDASLKTDSRYLTEIQSMKMEIEKIFGK; the protein is encoded by the coding sequence ATGATGTCAGACGAAATAAAAGATATGCGTGCCCAAATTAAAAATAATATTGTTCAGTTGATTGATAAAAAAGAATATGGTAAGGCGGATCAACTTTTTAATCAATATATAGCAATTGTTCAGGATGATTGTGAGATTTATGGTGTTCAGGCAACAAGCTTACTTACTCGAGATATGATTGATGATGCTAAGCGCTTAATTGAAACAGGGTTGTTCGTTGATAAAAATAATTTTGACTTGCTTTACCAATTAGGATATATATATGAGATGGAGAAGAGTCAGGAATTATCTTGGCAATTCTATTTAAAAGCAAAAGATGCTGCTTCTAATCATATGCAAAAAAAACTTGTTGAGAAAGTTTTGCGTCGTTTGCAGCCTATAACTGAGATAAGCATAGATAAAAATGCAGTTAATAAAAGAAAGATAGCTTTTTTTGTAAAAACAGGAATGGATAGCTTTCTGGGGAATATCGTTGTTGGATTAAGTTCGGATTATGAAGTGAAAAAAGTTGTGGTTACTAATTTTAAACAAATTGAAATTGAAATGTTAGAGGCAGATATTTGTTGGTTTGAATGGTGCGATGAACTCATTATTTTTGCCAGCAAGCTTCTGCTTGCTAAAGAAAGAAAAATAATTTGTCGTTTGCATAGCTATGAAGCTTTTACTGACTTGCCTCAGCAAGTTGATTGGAATACAGTAAACACTTTGATTTGCGATGTAGCACATATTAGAGATGTTGTTATTAAAAATATTGATATTGATCAAAATAAGATAGTGTTAATACCTGTAGGTGTAGATACAGAACAATTTGTTTTCAGGGAAAGAAAAAGAGGATTTAACATAGCCTATATTGGTTATATCAACTATAAAAAGGGTCCAATGCTTTTAATTCATTTTATCCATGCACTTGTGCAAAAAGATCCACGTTATAAATTACATATTTGCGGTGAGTTCCAGGATCAACGGTATATTTTGTATTTTCAGCAAATGATCAGGGAAATGAAGCTGGAAAATAATATTTCTTATACCGGACGTGTAAAAGATGTTAATGAATGGCTGGAGGATAAAGATTACATTTTATCGACAAGTTTGCTTGAAGGACAGCATCTAACCGTTATGGAAGGCATGTGCAAAGGTATAAAGCCTATTATTCATAACTTTGTAGGTGCTAAACAAGTATATAACGAACAATATGTATGGAATACACTAGATGAAGCAGTTAAAATGGTCAGAACTGCTTCTTATAAATCGGAAGAATATCGAAAATATATTGTTGATAATTATAGTAATTCAAGGCAATTAGAGAGAATTAACGGAGTTCTAAGATCATTCGAGGAAGAAAAAAAATCTCGAGATTTTTTGATTTCCCAGCCGCTTGTTACAGTGGCGATAACCAATTACAATTATAAACAACACTTGAAACGAGCGATTCAATCCGTTTTAGATCAAACATACGACAATATTGAAATTATGATTATTGATGATTGTTCAACGGATGGATCAATAGAATTGATTCAAAAATACGAACAAAAATATCCCAATGTAAGAAGTATTGTACATAAGAAGAATAGTGGTAGTGCAGTTCTCAGTATACAAGAAAGTATTCAACAAGCTTGTGGAGAATTTCTTCTTTATCTTTCTGCAGACGATTATTTGGCTAATCCAAAGGTAATTAATGAATTTTTGCAGGAATTATCCTCTAATCTGGAATTAGATTATGTATTTGGCAATTTGCAAATTGTTAATGAAGTTGAAGAACCTACAGGAGTATGGACTTATCAACAATATAATATTAATGAGGTTGTAAAAAATACTTTTGTTCGTGGTGGATCTGGAGTATTACCTGTGACAGCAGGGTTGTATAGGATGAGTTTCTATCGCAAAAATAATTTATCATGGTATGATGATAAAGAGAATAGGGTAGCAGGCGATACTTTAAATTCATTAATTTATATTAAAAATGGGTTTAAGTATAAGTATTTAGATAAAAATATGATTTGTTATCGGCATCATGCAAAAAATATGACCTATGATATACGAAGTAGAGTTAAGTCAATCATTTCGGTTTTAGAATACATCATTGCAAATTTCTCTGAGGAAATTTATTTTGATGAAATCCCTTGGAAGGAATTAAAGGGTAATTCTTATCGACAAGCAACAAAGTTGTATCTAATAACAGTTCATTACATGAATTTGTTTAGATATTATAATACTAATGAATTTAAACCTTGGGATGGCTCAAGTATCAGTGTCTCAGATGAGGAGATTAAAAGTTATACAGAGCCCTTGGCTTTGAAGGTAAAAGAATATCTGGATGCTAGTTTAAAAACAGATAGTAGGTATTTAACGGAAATTCAAAGTATGAAAATGGAGATAGAAAAAATATTTGGCAAGTAA
- a CDS encoding glycosyltransferase, whose translation MKPRLSICMMVKNEEKNLERCLKSLQPMRDAFPSELIVVDTGSEDSTVEIAKRFTDQVYFHPWQNNFSEMRNITIKYSKSEWILIIDADEELHNYQPLIDFLKSPKRNQYATVAFTTKNIVNTEDPHAYSTMVGFRMFKNDKYFHFEGAIHNQAKFKGEALAMPEVYLLHYGYVATDKELMERKFLRTGAILKQELEKDPENIYYWTQLSVTYAMHNDYKEAIEYAEKAYSLLPEKRTPNYMFVLLHLILVYQHESLYEKVAEVCREALSIKDGYLDVYYYYAESQALLNNHNEAIAYYEKYLDLLIEREKQSEKDVTIIEYTLGCQQIVYSNLLRLYKERQDYQKAIDCVEKLTDVQLVKRNISDITYLYLAVHNYEGVRSHYDLWIAEEEKNGFLDQLMKQLNEIGEEQAKLGIAKAFQNIGQEYGLLCDLIIEDHEGYITEKTQQAASMITLDTLPVYCSGILYYLLKWHYPLEKSIKDYKEIWLTCALEYIDKQYDDLGEVLYRYLLKYTDSVSIQEYKLGKTIARCALLVDGLSEDQYRKTFERYLQDGIGYLRMIYNPPILDENMIYEVKNDEEVFLLYMHNAQKYSKQQREYVRYLRLALQAFPGMKRSVELLVKEIKNESSGKQQEFEGYKKQVKATINQLIESGKMSEAKDILNQYKSLVSDDLESVLLESKILLNWNNIKR comes from the coding sequence ATGAAACCAAGACTTAGTATATGTATGATGGTAAAAAATGAAGAAAAAAATCTGGAACGCTGCTTAAAAAGTCTCCAGCCTATGCGTGATGCTTTTCCTTCGGAACTGATTGTTGTAGATACAGGGTCGGAAGATAGTACAGTGGAAATTGCTAAGAGATTTACAGATCAGGTATATTTCCACCCTTGGCAGAACAACTTCTCTGAGATGCGTAACATAACCATAAAATACAGTAAAAGTGAATGGATCTTAATTATAGATGCAGATGAGGAATTGCATAATTATCAGCCTTTAATTGATTTCTTAAAATCACCAAAGCGCAATCAATATGCTACTGTCGCATTTACCACCAAAAATATAGTAAATACGGAAGATCCCCATGCGTATTCTACCATGGTAGGCTTCCGGATGTTTAAAAATGATAAATATTTTCATTTTGAGGGAGCCATACATAACCAGGCTAAGTTTAAGGGAGAGGCGTTGGCCATGCCGGAGGTGTATTTACTTCATTATGGTTATGTGGCAACCGATAAAGAACTAATGGAACGGAAGTTCTTGCGGACCGGCGCAATATTAAAGCAAGAACTTGAAAAGGATCCCGAAAATATTTACTATTGGACACAATTATCTGTTACCTATGCTATGCACAACGATTATAAGGAAGCGATAGAATATGCGGAAAAGGCATATTCTCTACTGCCAGAAAAACGAACACCAAACTATATGTTTGTTCTTTTGCATTTAATTCTGGTTTATCAACATGAAAGTCTATATGAAAAAGTCGCGGAAGTTTGTCGGGAAGCATTATCAATTAAAGACGGCTATTTAGATGTTTATTATTATTATGCAGAATCGCAGGCTCTTTTAAATAATCATAATGAGGCTATTGCTTATTATGAGAAATATCTTGATCTGTTGATAGAAAGAGAAAAACAATCAGAGAAAGATGTTACGATTATTGAATATACATTGGGATGCCAGCAGATTGTGTATAGTAATTTACTACGTTTATATAAAGAGCGGCAGGATTATCAAAAAGCGATAGACTGTGTTGAAAAGTTGACAGATGTGCAACTTGTAAAAAGAAATATATCAGATATTACTTATCTATACCTTGCAGTGCATAATTATGAAGGGGTGCGGTCGCATTATGACCTTTGGATTGCGGAAGAAGAGAAGAATGGCTTTCTGGACCAATTGATGAAGCAGTTAAATGAAATAGGTGAAGAACAGGCAAAATTGGGCATAGCCAAGGCGTTTCAGAATATTGGGCAGGAATATGGCTTACTATGTGATTTGATCATCGAGGACCATGAGGGATATATTACAGAAAAGACGCAGCAAGCGGCATCAATGATTACTCTGGACACATTGCCTGTGTATTGCAGTGGAATTTTGTATTATTTATTAAAATGGCACTATCCTCTGGAAAAAAGTATAAAAGATTATAAGGAAATATGGCTTACTTGTGCCTTGGAATATATTGATAAGCAATACGATGATCTAGGGGAAGTATTATATCGCTATTTGCTTAAATATACTGATTCGGTAAGCATACAGGAGTATAAGCTAGGCAAAACTATAGCTCGCTGTGCATTGCTAGTTGATGGATTGAGTGAAGACCAATATCGGAAAACCTTTGAAAGATATCTTCAAGACGGAATTGGTTATTTGCGAATGATTTACAATCCCCCCATATTAGATGAAAATATGATTTATGAAGTAAAAAATGATGAAGAAGTGTTTTTATTATATATGCATAATGCCCAAAAATATTCTAAACAACAGAGGGAATATGTAAGATATTTACGATTGGCTCTGCAGGCTTTCCCAGGGATGAAACGTAGTGTTGAATTGCTGGTTAAAGAAATAAAAAACGAGTCTAGTGGAAAACAACAGGAGTTTGAAGGTTACAAGAAACAAGTAAAGGCAACTATAAACCAACTTATTGAATCTGGTAAAATGAGTGAGGCTAAAGATATTTTGAATCAATATAAGTCGTTAGTATCCGATGACCTTGAATCCGTTTTGCTAGAATCGAAGATTTTATTAAATTGGAATAACATAAAACGTTGA
- a CDS encoding flagellar protein FlaG, with translation MDVKGYSSAAAVATAVRPMVNMQQDVTTTIKTLDRAVAAVSSSDAANNEQAANRDENKDRLSKKNVEEITDGLNDFMQSINTDLRFVLHQKTDQLMVQVVDLKTNKVLREAPPKELLDTLAKIRDLVGAFLDKKA, from the coding sequence ATGGATGTTAAGGGATATTCGTCAGCGGCAGCTGTAGCAACGGCTGTTCGGCCTATGGTGAATATGCAGCAGGATGTGACTACAACGATAAAAACACTGGACAGGGCAGTCGCCGCCGTGAGCAGTTCTGATGCGGCAAATAATGAACAGGCTGCAAACAGGGACGAGAACAAGGACCGGTTGAGTAAAAAAAACGTGGAAGAAATTACTGATGGCCTTAACGACTTCATGCAGTCCATCAATACGGATCTGCGGTTTGTGCTGCACCAGAAAACCGATCAGTTGATGGTGCAGGTAGTAGATCTTAAAACAAATAAAGTACTCAGGGAAGCGCCGCCCAAGGAATTATTAGATACGTTGGCCAAGATTCGCGATCTGGTGGGTGCTTTTCTGGATAAAAAAGCCTAA
- the fliS gene encoding flagellar export chaperone FliS: protein MNAANMANVYKQQQIMTASPEELTLMLYNGAIRFVTESIQAIGQKDMERAHKKNMRAQDIVKELMSSTDTQYDISHDWLRLEEYILYRLIQGNIQKDVVQLEEAKKLLTEFRDTWVEVIKQVRQAKAVGK from the coding sequence ATGAATGCAGCCAATATGGCTAATGTATACAAGCAGCAACAAATTATGACGGCATCACCGGAAGAACTGACTTTGATGTTGTACAACGGCGCCATCCGGTTTGTTACTGAGAGCATTCAGGCGATTGGACAAAAGGATATGGAACGGGCCCATAAGAAGAATATGCGGGCCCAGGATATCGTAAAGGAATTGATGTCTTCCACCGATACACAATATGATATTTCCCATGACTGGCTGCGGCTGGAGGAGTATATTCTCTACCGGCTAATTCAGGGGAATATACAAAAAGATGTAGTACAGTTAGAAGAAGCCAAGAAATTGTTAACTGAATTTCGCGATACCTGGGTAGAGGTTATCAAACAGGTGCGGCAGGCGAAAGCAGTGGGCAAGTAA
- the fliD gene encoding flagellar filament capping protein FliD, translated as MSSSVSGTSSSVTRTYGLSGSGIDVDSMVEKLMTAARQPYTKMGQKQTILGWKKEAYNTLATSIDTFRNQKVFNFQMKSTLAAKSVTSSNSSVASVTATGDAVNVNHSIKVTQLASGVTQSSTAKITTGNSKSTLASQFGVSGSFGVTINGKSITVNSSQSINDLVSSINKADAGVTATYDATQDRFFLYTNATGSSAAIDFSGSSQQGLNFITNNLKLSAVSNITNAGVSSAGTVGFSDTAALAGQFSGLAGSFTLKVSVGTAVANIQVDTTKTSLNDIVTQINNIKDSSGNQAVSAGLDANGNFSIKALTSTPVSLAGSDPAAISFLQNQLKLGSVDASTPITETGVVSSETVGFNQKAMLSSTLGWPSTFTLNVSDGTTTKALTIDATSTTMESFLSQINSLTGADGKQMAVASFEHGKFTLKSYSGDKQLDLSGSDSGALSFMTNALKLVNQSGQDAQAVLDGVAITQSTNKFTVANVTYNLLGTGSSTVSIANDVDKIISSVKTFIDDYNTLLSSVNTKVSEDYDSDYQPLTDDQKKAMSDEDISAWTTKAKTGLLHNDSILKPMAESMRSAFTASVSGLTGKYTSAASIGIATGVDWTENGKLYVDEDTLRSALEEDPDVVYKIFGTTGTNTNENGIAVRLSNILKDASSKIVDQAGASTATTLTNDTTSVLGKQNKELTTNMTTLNKKLVAQENQYYSQFNAMEEALSKLSQQTSYLSSLLGNS; from the coding sequence ATGTCAAGCAGTGTAAGTGGAACGAGCAGTAGCGTAACACGTACTTACGGTCTCAGCGGTTCAGGGATCGATGTCGATTCCATGGTGGAAAAGTTAATGACGGCGGCCCGCCAGCCGTATACAAAAATGGGGCAGAAGCAAACCATTTTGGGCTGGAAAAAGGAAGCCTATAATACGTTGGCGACCAGTATTGATACCTTTCGGAATCAGAAAGTGTTTAACTTTCAGATGAAAAGCACTCTGGCGGCGAAGTCGGTGACTTCCAGCAACAGTTCTGTGGCATCGGTTACGGCGACCGGGGATGCGGTAAATGTAAACCACAGCATCAAAGTCACGCAGCTGGCCAGTGGTGTAACCCAGAGCAGCACGGCCAAAATCACTACAGGGAACAGTAAAAGCACGCTGGCTTCGCAGTTTGGTGTTAGCGGCAGCTTTGGCGTTACCATTAATGGTAAGTCGATTACGGTCAATTCCTCGCAGAGCATTAATGACCTGGTCAGCTCTATCAATAAGGCCGACGCGGGAGTTACCGCCACCTATGATGCTACCCAGGACCGGTTTTTTCTGTATACCAATGCTACAGGATCCAGTGCGGCGATTGATTTTAGCGGCAGCAGTCAGCAGGGATTGAACTTTATTACCAATAATCTGAAACTAAGCGCAGTCTCTAATATTACCAATGCCGGAGTCAGCAGCGCCGGAACGGTAGGGTTTTCTGATACGGCAGCGTTGGCCGGACAGTTTAGCGGACTGGCCGGCAGCTTTACCTTAAAAGTCAGTGTGGGTACAGCTGTGGCCAATATTCAGGTGGATACGACCAAGACGTCACTCAATGATATTGTGACGCAGATCAATAACATAAAGGACAGCTCCGGCAATCAAGCGGTAAGCGCCGGTTTGGATGCCAATGGCAATTTTTCCATAAAGGCGTTGACTTCTACGCCGGTCAGCCTGGCCGGCAGCGACCCAGCGGCCATCAGCTTCTTGCAGAACCAGTTGAAGCTGGGAAGTGTTGACGCTTCGACGCCGATTACAGAAACCGGTGTTGTCAGCAGTGAAACAGTGGGTTTTAATCAAAAAGCTATGTTGAGCAGTACATTAGGCTGGCCGAGTACCTTTACACTGAATGTTTCTGATGGTACGACTACTAAGGCACTGACGATCGATGCAACTAGCACGACGATGGAGAGTTTCTTAAGTCAGATTAACTCTCTCACCGGTGCTGACGGCAAACAGATGGCTGTTGCCAGCTTTGAACATGGCAAGTTTACTCTCAAATCATACAGCGGTGATAAACAACTGGATTTATCCGGCAGCGATTCGGGTGCCCTTAGCTTTATGACGAATGCATTGAAGCTGGTCAATCAGAGCGGGCAGGACGCTCAGGCTGTCCTTGACGGTGTGGCGATCACCCAGTCTACCAATAAGTTTACCGTAGCCAATGTTACCTATAATTTGTTAGGGACCGGCAGCTCGACTGTGAGCATCGCCAACGATGTTGACAAGATTATCAGCAGTGTTAAGACCTTCATTGATGACTATAATACCCTCTTAAGTTCGGTCAATACCAAAGTTAGCGAGGATTATGATTCCGACTATCAGCCGTTAACGGATGATCAGAAAAAGGCCATGAGCGACGAGGACATCTCGGCCTGGACGACAAAAGCCAAGACCGGTCTGCTGCACAATGACTCTATTCTTAAACCGATGGCGGAATCCATGCGGAGTGCGTTTACTGCTTCTGTTTCTGGGCTGACTGGCAAGTACACCAGTGCCGCCAGTATTGGCATTGCCACAGGGGTGGACTGGACGGAGAACGGGAAACTGTATGTCGATGAAGATACGTTGCGCTCTGCCCTTGAAGAGGATCCTGATGTGGTGTATAAAATCTTTGGAACCACCGGGACAAACACCAACGAGAACGGGATTGCTGTCCGGTTGAGTAATATTTTAAAGGATGCCAGCTCGAAAATTGTTGATCAGGCTGGAGCTAGTACAGCAACAACTTTAACGAATGACACCACCAGTGTATTGGGGAAACAAAATAAAGAATTAACAACGAATATGACAACGCTGAATAAAAAGTTGGTTGCTCAGGAGAATCAGTACTATTCCCAGTTTAATGCTATGGAAGAAGCACTGAGCAAATTGAGCCAACAAACTAGCTATTTATCTTCTTTGTTAGGAAATAGCTAA
- a CDS encoding NAD-dependent 4,6-dehydratase LegB — MELAGKKVLVTGGEGFIGSHLVEDLVRNGAEVTALVQYNSFNNWGWIDAFDKDIKSQLKVVTGDIREYDCINKFIKGQQVVFHLAALIAIPYSYLSPMAYVRTNVEGTTNVLEACKENGIEKIVHTSTSETYGTALYVPINERHPLQGQSPYAASKIGADKMVESYYKSFNLPVATIRPFNTYGPRQSARAVIPTIISQILSGKKTLKLGKISPTRDFNYVKDTVAGFVEIAKSENTIGEVINVGSNREISIGDLVGKIIGLTACSVKVICDEERLRPEKSEVNRLWADNQKMMQLTNWCPQYSLDQGLRETIDWMQNNLSVYKSDQYNI; from the coding sequence ATGGAGCTGGCAGGAAAAAAGGTTTTGGTCACCGGTGGCGAAGGGTTTATTGGTAGTCATTTGGTTGAAGATTTAGTGAGGAATGGTGCTGAAGTAACTGCATTAGTTCAATATAATTCGTTTAATAACTGGGGTTGGATAGATGCCTTTGATAAAGATATTAAAAGTCAATTAAAAGTAGTAACCGGTGATATCAGAGAGTATGATTGCATTAATAAATTTATAAAAGGGCAACAGGTTGTGTTTCATCTTGCGGCACTTATTGCCATCCCCTATTCTTATTTATCGCCTATGGCGTACGTAAGGACTAATGTTGAAGGAACTACAAACGTATTAGAGGCTTGCAAAGAAAATGGTATAGAAAAGATTGTTCACACATCAACCTCGGAGACCTATGGAACGGCCCTATACGTGCCTATTAATGAAAGACATCCATTGCAAGGTCAATCACCTTATGCTGCGTCAAAAATTGGTGCTGATAAAATGGTAGAAAGTTATTATAAAAGTTTTAATTTGCCGGTGGCAACTATCCGGCCATTTAATACATATGGTCCCAGACAATCGGCAAGAGCAGTTATTCCTACTATTATCTCACAAATACTTTCAGGAAAGAAAACGTTAAAATTAGGAAAAATTTCGCCTACACGAGACTTCAATTATGTAAAAGATACAGTTGCGGGATTTGTTGAAATTGCTAAGAGTGAAAATACAATTGGAGAAGTGATTAATGTTGGATCTAATAGAGAGATTAGCATTGGTGACCTAGTTGGAAAAATTATTGGGTTAACAGCTTGCTCTGTTAAAGTTATTTGTGATGAAGAAAGGTTAAGGCCTGAAAAAAGTGAAGTTAATCGACTTTGGGCTGATAATCAAAAGATGATGCAATTAACGAATTGGTGTCCACAATATTCGCTTGATCAAGGACTGAGAGAGACGATTGATTGGATGCAGAATAATTTGAGTGTGTATAAGTCCGATCAATACAATATTTAA
- a CDS encoding sugar phosphate nucleotidyltransferase, whose translation MASKGAFMDAIILAGGKGTRLAPYSTVFPKPLVPLGNKPIIDIIIQQLDYYGFDRIIISLGYLGELIEAYYNATIKGRVRANIEFVRESEPLGTVGALSLVKNLTDPFIVINGDTLTTLNYKNLMEFHRVNQGLITVASNKKKVKIDSGVINLNSNMQIEKITEKPTMDYLVSIGVNVFQPEVLKYIPTGKRLDFPDLIQQLLQENQKIVGFVSEDYWLDLGTHADYGKAQEEFEVMKSKLLPGVYE comes from the coding sequence TTGGCAAGTAAAGGAGCTTTTATGGATGCCATAATTTTAGCTGGTGGAAAAGGAACGAGGCTAGCTCCCTATAGTACTGTTTTTCCTAAACCGCTTGTGCCATTAGGTAATAAGCCGATCATTGATATTATAATTCAACAACTTGATTATTATGGGTTTGACCGGATCATCATTAGTCTGGGTTATCTAGGTGAGCTAATAGAGGCTTATTATAATGCCACTATAAAAGGGCGTGTAAGGGCAAATATTGAATTCGTTCGGGAATCAGAACCTTTAGGAACAGTTGGGGCCTTGTCCTTGGTTAAAAATCTTACCGATCCATTCATTGTAATTAATGGTGATACGCTGACTACATTAAATTATAAAAATCTAATGGAGTTTCATAGAGTGAATCAAGGCTTAATAACAGTTGCGAGCAATAAGAAAAAGGTTAAAATTGATTCGGGAGTTATAAATCTTAATAGTAATATGCAGATAGAAAAAATTACAGAAAAACCTACGATGGACTATTTGGTAAGTATCGGTGTTAATGTATTTCAGCCAGAAGTATTAAAATATATCCCAACAGGTAAACGGCTGGATTTTCCCGATTTAATACAGCAGTTATTGCAGGAAAATCAAAAAATAGTTGGGTTTGTTTCTGAAGATTACTGGCTGGATTTAGGTACTCATGCTGATTATGGCAAAGCGCAAGAGGAATTTGAAGTTATGAAAAGTAAATTACTGCCTGGAGTTTATGAATGA
- a CDS encoding flagellin N-terminal helical domain-containing protein yields the protein MIINHNLSAINTLNALGKNTQATSKSLQKLSTGYRINGASDDAAGLAISEKMRGQISGLKQASSNAQDGISLLQTAEGGLDQTHSILQRMRELAVQSASDTNTSDDRQKIQSEVDQLAKEISRISNTTEFNTQNLLAGGLSDTFHIGANANQNIDVSVSAMDAQTLGVASNIITAASVKAGTTGLNISSVSRSLTDKTSYTVKVVSQTAATLSVAKSQTYKNSASVAAASLQISSVTSYSGTTDANYLVKVASVNTAGTAVNSITYSTDNGTSWTTVNGTFTSGVKVDGINLKFAAGTITAGDTYSFSVKAAQTTLQLMQGTSNVGSTVTVHKGDTAAAVGDSNLDQTVSLSFDYSKLGATASTASFVSKSTVSTAAILNNKNVAANANVVAGINVSTQDNANKAITAIDKAINTVSAQRSQLGAYQNRLTNTIDNLNTSNENITASEARIRDVDMSSEMMTYQKNNILQQAATAMLAKANQQPQSVLQLLQG from the coding sequence ATGATTATCAATCACAATCTTTCCGCTATCAATACGTTAAACGCATTGGGCAAGAATACCCAGGCAACCAGCAAATCCTTGCAGAAACTGTCCACCGGTTACCGCATCAACGGTGCTTCCGATGACGCTGCAGGTCTTGCTATCTCGGAAAAAATGAGAGGCCAGATCAGCGGTTTGAAACAGGCTTCTTCCAATGCACAGGACGGCATTTCCTTACTGCAAACGGCAGAAGGCGGTTTGGACCAGACTCATAGCATTCTGCAAAGAATGAGAGAACTGGCAGTACAATCGGCTTCCGATACCAACACTTCCGATGACCGTCAGAAAATCCAGTCCGAAGTGGATCAGTTGGCTAAAGAAATCAGTCGTATCTCCAATACGACCGAGTTCAATACCCAGAACCTACTTGCTGGTGGCTTGAGTGACACTTTCCATATCGGTGCCAATGCTAACCAAAATATTGATGTTTCAGTTAGTGCTATGGATGCGCAAACATTGGGCGTAGCTAGCAACATTATTACGGCTGCTTCCGTTAAAGCTGGAACTACTGGATTAAACATTTCTAGTGTGTCCAGAAGCTTAACTGATAAAACTTCTTATACTGTTAAGGTTGTTAGTCAGACTGCTGCTACTTTAAGTGTTGCAAAATCGCAAACATATAAAAATTCAGCGTCTGTTGCTGCCGCATCTTTACAAATTAGCTCGGTTACCAGCTATTCTGGAACAACGGATGCAAACTACTTAGTGAAAGTTGCGAGCGTTAATACAGCAGGTACTGCGGTTAACAGTATTACTTACTCAACGGATAATGGTACAAGCTGGACGACGGTGAATGGAACGTTTACATCCGGTGTGAAAGTTGATGGTATTAACTTGAAGTTTGCCGCAGGTACAATTACGGCTGGCGATACTTATAGCTTTAGTGTTAAAGCTGCGCAGACAACTCTCCAACTTATGCAGGGAACCTCAAATGTCGGTTCAACAGTAACTGTTCATAAGGGAGATACGGCTGCTGCTGTTGGCGATAGCAATTTGGATCAGACAGTATCTTTGTCCTTTGATTATAGCAAGCTGGGTGCAACGGCTTCGACTGCTTCTTTTGTGTCTAAGTCAACGGTTTCAACTGCTGCTATTCTAAATAACAAAAATGTAGCGGCTAATGCTAATGTAGTTGCCGGTATTAATGTTAGTACTCAGGATAATGCCAACAAGGCAATTACTGCAATTGATAAAGCAATCAATACGGTATCGGCACAGCGTTCACAGCTTGGTGCTTATCAGAATCGCTTAACCAATACGATTGACAACTTGAATACTTCAAATGAAAACATTACTGCATCCGAAGCTCGTATCCGCGATGTAGATATGTCTTCCGAAATGATGACTTATCAGAAAAACAACATCCTGCAACAGGCTGCTACGGCCATGCTGGCTAAAGCCAATCAACAACCGCAATCAGTTCTTCAATTGCTGCAAGGTTAA